One window of the Rosa rugosa chromosome 3, drRosRugo1.1, whole genome shotgun sequence genome contains the following:
- the LOC133739658 gene encoding uncharacterized protein LOC133739658 produces MLSSAILIYYFHSDSVPFHHFILGFVHRFSSIRFNSIFPVKLFSIWHPYAEREREIGLQKISDSNGCGFIEITGLVLAFLRTIWGCHPLETQFLDLELFELAKMSVDL; encoded by the exons ATGTTATCCAGTGCTATCTTGATCTACTATTTTCATTCAG ATTCTGTGCCATTCCACCACTTCATTTTGGGTTTTGTCCATCGTTTCTCGAGCATTCGATTCAATTCCATATTTCCTGTCAAGCTCTTCTCTATTTGGCATCCatatgcagagagagagagagagatcggccTTCAAAAAATTTCAG ATTCTAATGGGTGTGGTTTTATTGAGATAACAGGTCTGGTGCTTGCTTTTCTGAG AACAATATGGGGATGTCATCCACTAGAAACTCAGTTTCTGGATTTAGAACTTTTTGAACTGGCCAAGATGAGTGTAGACCTTTAA
- the LOC133738437 gene encoding protein SHI RELATED SEQUENCE 1-like, translated as MAGFFGNLGGRDQGPRNKQDGDDERGGNLNLFSYGNEEIYNNKGGFELWPQYHPHHPHHQQSLNYYAFGVDPSRNNNHNNLEGNVSDDSSSGLRLTVMRQGSGGGGSGLGSGGMNCQDCGNQAKKDCPHLRCRTCCKSRGFQCQTHVKSTWVPAAKRRERQEQFSALQQQQQQQQLQFPKRQRDNQAGGAGGSSLACVRIPTNTSGLELAPFPAEVSSPALFRCVKVSAMDDVEEQYAYQTAVNIGGHVFKGLLYDQGLDGHYTSATTAGDSSSGQQDGGGGGGHHHNNQQQLNLITTTSTSANPPTATLLDPTVVFPTPLNAFVAGTQYFPPPRS; from the exons ATGGCTGGGTTCTTCGGTAATTTAGGGGGAAGAGATCAAGGGCCGAGAAACAAACAAGACGGAGACGATGAAAGAGGAGGAAATTTAAACCTGTTTTCGTACGGAAACGAAGAGATCTACAACAACAAGGGGGGTTTCGAGTTATGGCCACAGTATCATCCTCACCATCCTCATCATCAGCAAAGCTTGAACTACTACGCGTTTGGAGTGGATCCTAGCCGTAATAACAACCACAACAACTTGGAGGGCAACGTCTCGGATGACTCATCTTCGGGGTTGAGACTCACTGTGATGCGACAAGGAAGCGGCGGTGGCGGTAGTGGTCTAGGATCGGGCGGAATGAATTGTCAGGATTGCGGGAATCAAGCTAAGAAAGACTGTCCTCACTTGCGGTGCCGAACCTGTTGCAAGAGCCGAGGGTTTCAGTGCCAAACACACGTCAAGAGCACTTGGGTTCCTGCCGCGAAACGCCGCGAGAGGCAGGAACAATTCTCTGCTCttcagcaacaacaacaacaacagcagtTACAGTTTCCGAAAAGGCAGAGAGACAATCAAGCAGGAGGAGCTGGAGGCTCTTCTCTAGCCTGCGTTCGTATACCCACTAACACGTCAG GGTTGGAGCTTGCACCATTTCCAGCGGAGGTGAGCTCGCCAGCCCTGTTCCGGTGTGTGAAAGTCAGTGCAATGGACGATGTGGAGGAGCAGTACGCGTACCAGACGGCGGTGAACATCGGAGGGCACGTGTTCAAGGGACTTCTCTACGATCAAGGACTGGATGGTCATTACACAAGCGCCACCACCGCCGGCGATAGCTCCTCAGGCCAACAAGACGGAGGAGGCGGAGGGGGACATCATCATAATAATCAACAGCAACTTAATCTTATAACCACCACAAGCACAAGTGCCAACCCACCTACGGCGACGTTGCTCGACCCTACGGTGGTGTTTCCGACTCCGCTGAATGCTTTTGTGGCTGGTACGCAATACTTCCCACCTCCGAGGtcttag
- the LOC133738721 gene encoding V-type proton ATPase subunit a3-like isoform X2, with translation MVTEDCWPTMDLLRSEPMQLVHLIIPIESSRRAISYLGDLGLFQFKDLNAEKSPFQRTYAAQIKRCGEMARRLRFFRDQMKKAGLSHSTMSTMSDDNDLDRLEVKLGELEADLLEMNSNNEQLQRTYSELLEYKLVLQKAGGFFSSAQSSATAQQREIEVQPLGERSIDSPLLLEQEMTTDPSKHVKLGSVSGLVPREKSLAFERILFRATRGNVFLKQAVVNGPVVDPVSGEKVEKNVFIIFYSGERAKNKILKICEAFRANRYPFTDDLGKQFQMITEVKKEKSVYHTLNMLSIDVTKMCLVAEGWCPVSASIQIQNALQQATFDTNCQVGAIFQVLQTKESPPTYFRTNKFTSAFQEIVDAYGVAKYREANPGVYTIVTFPFLFAVMFGDWGHGICLLLATLYFIIRERKFSSQKLGDIIEMTFGGRYVIFMMALFSIYTGLIYNEFFSVPFEIFGPSAYGCRDPSCRDATTAGLTKVRDTYPFGVDPKWHGSRSELPFLNSLKMKMSILLGVAQMNLGIVLSYFNAKYFADKLNIWYQFVPQMIFLNSLFGYLSLLIIVKWCTGSKADLYHVMIYMFLSPFEDLGENQLFWGQGFLQVLLLLSALVAVPWMLFPKPYFLKKQHEERHQGQSYALLLTGEDPLEDDQEDNHNSKGHEEFEFSEIFVHQLIHTIEFVLGAVSNTASYLRLWALSLAHSELSSVFYDKVLLLAWGFNNVIILIIGIIVFISATVGVLLVMETLSAFLHALRLHWVEFQNKFYEGTGYKFCPFSFALLSSEDED, from the exons ATGGTGACGGAGGATTGTTGGCCAACAATGGATCTACTGCGGTCGGAGCCAATGCAACTGGTGCACCTCATCATTCCGATCGAATCGTCTCGCCGGGCCATCTCCTACCTCGGCGACCTTGGCCTTTTTCAATTCAAAGAT CTCAATGCGGAGAAGAGTCCGTTCCAGAGAACATATGCCGCTCAG ATCAAACGATGTGGGGAAATGGCTCGAAGGTTACGTTTCTTCAGAGATCAGATGAAGAAGGCTGGTTTGTCACATTCAACAATGTCTACAATGAGCGATGATAATGATCTTGATCGCTTGGAG GTTAAACTCGGTGAACTTGAAGCTGATCTATTAGAAATGAATTCAAACAATGAACAATTACAACGCACTTATAGTGAGCTATTAGAATACAAGCTTGTACTGCAGAAG GCTGGCGGGTTTTTTAGTTCAGCTCAAAGTAGTGCCACAGCTCAGCAAAGAGAAATTGAAGTGCAGCCCCTGGGTGAAAGATCCATTGACAGTCCATTATTACTCGAACAA GAAATGACAACAGATCCATCGAAGCATGTAAAGCTTGGGTCCGTGAGTGGTCTTGTTCCAAGAGAAAAGTCTTTGGCATTTGAAAGGATTTTATTTCGTGCCACCAGGGGTAATGTATTTCTGAAGCAAGCTGTGGTCAATGGCCCTGTTGTTGATCCTGTGTCAGGAGAGAAG GTTGAGAAAAACGTATTCATCATCTTCTATTCTGGCGAAAGGGCAAAGAATAAAATTCTAAAAATATGTGAGGCTTTTAGAGCAAACCGTTACCCATTTACAGATGACTTGGGAAAACAATTTCAGATGATTACAGAG GTAAAGAAGGAAAAATCCGTCTACCACACCTTAAACATGCTCAGCATTGATGTGACAAAGATGTGTCTTGTTGCAGAAGGTTGGTGTCCTGTATCCGCATCAATTCAG ATCCAAAACGCATTGCAGCAGGCAACCTTTGATACCAACTGTCAAGTTGGGGCCATATTCCAGGTTTTGCAGACAAAGGAATCGCCACCAACATATTTCCGTACAAACAAATTTACTTCTGCTTTTCAAGAAATTGTTGACGCATATGG GGTTGCCAAGTATCGGGAGGCTAATCCTGGTGTATACACCATTGTCACTTTCCCTTTCCTTTTCGCTGTGATGTTTGGAGATTGGGGGCATGGTATTTGCTTGTTGCTGGCAACACTATATTTCATCATCAGGGAGAGGAAGTTTTCTAGTCAG AAACTTGGGGACATTATTGAAATGACGTTTGGTGGCCGTTATGTTATTTTTATGATGGCGCTGTTCTCAATTTACACAGGCTTGATATATAATGAATTCTTTTCAGTCCCATTTGAAATATTTGGGCCTTCTGCCTATGGGTGCCGTGACCCATCCTGCAG GGATGCCACTACAGCAGGTTTGACTAAGGTGCGTGACACCTATCCATTTGGTGTGGATCCTAAATGGCACGGTTCCAGGTCTGAATTACCCTTTCTTAACTCGTTGAAAATGAAGATGTCAATCCTACTTGGAGTAGCCCAGATGAATCTTGGAATTGTATTAAGTTACTTCAATGCAAAATATTTTGCGGATAAGCTGAATATCTG GTACCAATTTGTTCCTCAGATGATATTTCTAAACAGTCTGTTTGGCTACCTTTCACTCCTCATTATTGTGAAATGGTGCACTGGTTCAAAAGCTGATTTGTATCATGTAATGATATACATGTTCCTGAGTCCTTTCGAAGATCTGGGTGAAAATCAGCTCTTTTGGGGGCAAGGATTCCTTCAG GTTCTATTATTACTATCCGCTCTTGTTGCTGTGCCATGGATGCTGTTTCCAAAGCCTTATTTCTTGAAAAAGCAGCATGAGGAG AGGCACCAAGGTCAATCATACGCGTTGCTTCTGACTGGGGAGGACCCTCTTGAAGATGACCAGGAAgacaatcacaattcaaaaggTCATGAGGAATTTGAATTCAGCGAGATCTTTGTACACCAACTCATACATACCATAGAGTTTGTGCTTGGAGCAGTGTCCAATACAGCTTCATATCTACGTTTATGGGCACTCAG CTTAGCACATTCAGAGTTGTCCAGTGTATTTTACGACAAGGTTCTGCTTCTAGCATGGGG GTTCAACAATGTCATTATTCTAATTATTGGCATAATCGTTTTTATAAGTGCAACTGTTGGAGTGCTACTAGTGATGGAGACCTTAAGTGCATTCTTGCATGCCTTGAGGCTTCACTGGGTGGAGTTTCAGAACAAGTTTTACGAGGGCACTGGTT
- the LOC133738721 gene encoding V-type proton ATPase subunit a3-like isoform X1, translating to MVTEDCWPTMDLLRSEPMQLVHLIIPIESSRRAISYLGDLGLFQFKDLNAEKSPFQRTYAAQIKRCGEMARRLRFFRDQMKKAGLSHSTMSTMSDDNDLDRLEVKLGELEADLLEMNSNNEQLQRTYSELLEYKLVLQKAGGFFSSAQSSATAQQREIEVQPLGERSIDSPLLLEQEMTTDPSKHVKLGSVSGLVPREKSLAFERILFRATRGNVFLKQAVVNGPVVDPVSGEKVEKNVFIIFYSGERAKNKILKICEAFRANRYPFTDDLGKQFQMITEVSGKLSELKSTIDAGLLHRNSLLQTIGHQYEQWNLLVKKEKSVYHTLNMLSIDVTKMCLVAEGWCPVSASIQIQNALQQATFDTNCQVGAIFQVLQTKESPPTYFRTNKFTSAFQEIVDAYGVAKYREANPGVYTIVTFPFLFAVMFGDWGHGICLLLATLYFIIRERKFSSQKLGDIIEMTFGGRYVIFMMALFSIYTGLIYNEFFSVPFEIFGPSAYGCRDPSCRDATTAGLTKVRDTYPFGVDPKWHGSRSELPFLNSLKMKMSILLGVAQMNLGIVLSYFNAKYFADKLNIWYQFVPQMIFLNSLFGYLSLLIIVKWCTGSKADLYHVMIYMFLSPFEDLGENQLFWGQGFLQVLLLLSALVAVPWMLFPKPYFLKKQHEERHQGQSYALLLTGEDPLEDDQEDNHNSKGHEEFEFSEIFVHQLIHTIEFVLGAVSNTASYLRLWALSLAHSELSSVFYDKVLLLAWGFNNVIILIIGIIVFISATVGVLLVMETLSAFLHALRLHWVEFQNKFYEGTGYKFCPFSFALLSSEDED from the exons ATGGTGACGGAGGATTGTTGGCCAACAATGGATCTACTGCGGTCGGAGCCAATGCAACTGGTGCACCTCATCATTCCGATCGAATCGTCTCGCCGGGCCATCTCCTACCTCGGCGACCTTGGCCTTTTTCAATTCAAAGAT CTCAATGCGGAGAAGAGTCCGTTCCAGAGAACATATGCCGCTCAG ATCAAACGATGTGGGGAAATGGCTCGAAGGTTACGTTTCTTCAGAGATCAGATGAAGAAGGCTGGTTTGTCACATTCAACAATGTCTACAATGAGCGATGATAATGATCTTGATCGCTTGGAG GTTAAACTCGGTGAACTTGAAGCTGATCTATTAGAAATGAATTCAAACAATGAACAATTACAACGCACTTATAGTGAGCTATTAGAATACAAGCTTGTACTGCAGAAG GCTGGCGGGTTTTTTAGTTCAGCTCAAAGTAGTGCCACAGCTCAGCAAAGAGAAATTGAAGTGCAGCCCCTGGGTGAAAGATCCATTGACAGTCCATTATTACTCGAACAA GAAATGACAACAGATCCATCGAAGCATGTAAAGCTTGGGTCCGTGAGTGGTCTTGTTCCAAGAGAAAAGTCTTTGGCATTTGAAAGGATTTTATTTCGTGCCACCAGGGGTAATGTATTTCTGAAGCAAGCTGTGGTCAATGGCCCTGTTGTTGATCCTGTGTCAGGAGAGAAG GTTGAGAAAAACGTATTCATCATCTTCTATTCTGGCGAAAGGGCAAAGAATAAAATTCTAAAAATATGTGAGGCTTTTAGAGCAAACCGTTACCCATTTACAGATGACTTGGGAAAACAATTTCAGATGATTACAGAG GTGTCTGGAAAACTTTCAGAgctgaagtctaccatagatgctGGACTATTGCACCGGAACAGTTTATTACAGACAATTGGCCATCAATATGAGCAATGGAACCTTCTG GTAAAGAAGGAAAAATCCGTCTACCACACCTTAAACATGCTCAGCATTGATGTGACAAAGATGTGTCTTGTTGCAGAAGGTTGGTGTCCTGTATCCGCATCAATTCAG ATCCAAAACGCATTGCAGCAGGCAACCTTTGATACCAACTGTCAAGTTGGGGCCATATTCCAGGTTTTGCAGACAAAGGAATCGCCACCAACATATTTCCGTACAAACAAATTTACTTCTGCTTTTCAAGAAATTGTTGACGCATATGG GGTTGCCAAGTATCGGGAGGCTAATCCTGGTGTATACACCATTGTCACTTTCCCTTTCCTTTTCGCTGTGATGTTTGGAGATTGGGGGCATGGTATTTGCTTGTTGCTGGCAACACTATATTTCATCATCAGGGAGAGGAAGTTTTCTAGTCAG AAACTTGGGGACATTATTGAAATGACGTTTGGTGGCCGTTATGTTATTTTTATGATGGCGCTGTTCTCAATTTACACAGGCTTGATATATAATGAATTCTTTTCAGTCCCATTTGAAATATTTGGGCCTTCTGCCTATGGGTGCCGTGACCCATCCTGCAG GGATGCCACTACAGCAGGTTTGACTAAGGTGCGTGACACCTATCCATTTGGTGTGGATCCTAAATGGCACGGTTCCAGGTCTGAATTACCCTTTCTTAACTCGTTGAAAATGAAGATGTCAATCCTACTTGGAGTAGCCCAGATGAATCTTGGAATTGTATTAAGTTACTTCAATGCAAAATATTTTGCGGATAAGCTGAATATCTG GTACCAATTTGTTCCTCAGATGATATTTCTAAACAGTCTGTTTGGCTACCTTTCACTCCTCATTATTGTGAAATGGTGCACTGGTTCAAAAGCTGATTTGTATCATGTAATGATATACATGTTCCTGAGTCCTTTCGAAGATCTGGGTGAAAATCAGCTCTTTTGGGGGCAAGGATTCCTTCAG GTTCTATTATTACTATCCGCTCTTGTTGCTGTGCCATGGATGCTGTTTCCAAAGCCTTATTTCTTGAAAAAGCAGCATGAGGAG AGGCACCAAGGTCAATCATACGCGTTGCTTCTGACTGGGGAGGACCCTCTTGAAGATGACCAGGAAgacaatcacaattcaaaaggTCATGAGGAATTTGAATTCAGCGAGATCTTTGTACACCAACTCATACATACCATAGAGTTTGTGCTTGGAGCAGTGTCCAATACAGCTTCATATCTACGTTTATGGGCACTCAG CTTAGCACATTCAGAGTTGTCCAGTGTATTTTACGACAAGGTTCTGCTTCTAGCATGGGG GTTCAACAATGTCATTATTCTAATTATTGGCATAATCGTTTTTATAAGTGCAACTGTTGGAGTGCTACTAGTGATGGAGACCTTAAGTGCATTCTTGCATGCCTTGAGGCTTCACTGGGTGGAGTTTCAGAACAAGTTTTACGAGGGCACTGGTT
- the LOC133738721 gene encoding V-type proton ATPase subunit a3-like isoform X3: protein MITTCSTTRGSQSVRNCLGFGDFIKRCGEMARRLRFFRDQMKKAGLSHSTMSTMSDDNDLDRLEVKLGELEADLLEMNSNNEQLQRTYSELLEYKLVLQKAGGFFSSAQSSATAQQREIEVQPLGERSIDSPLLLEQEMTTDPSKHVKLGSVSGLVPREKSLAFERILFRATRGNVFLKQAVVNGPVVDPVSGEKVEKNVFIIFYSGERAKNKILKICEAFRANRYPFTDDLGKQFQMITEVSGKLSELKSTIDAGLLHRNSLLQTIGHQYEQWNLLVKKEKSVYHTLNMLSIDVTKMCLVAEGWCPVSASIQIQNALQQATFDTNCQVGAIFQVLQTKESPPTYFRTNKFTSAFQEIVDAYGVAKYREANPGVYTIVTFPFLFAVMFGDWGHGICLLLATLYFIIRERKFSSQKLGDIIEMTFGGRYVIFMMALFSIYTGLIYNEFFSVPFEIFGPSAYGCRDPSCRDATTAGLTKVRDTYPFGVDPKWHGSRSELPFLNSLKMKMSILLGVAQMNLGIVLSYFNAKYFADKLNIWYQFVPQMIFLNSLFGYLSLLIIVKWCTGSKADLYHVMIYMFLSPFEDLGENQLFWGQGFLQVLLLLSALVAVPWMLFPKPYFLKKQHEERHQGQSYALLLTGEDPLEDDQEDNHNSKGHEEFEFSEIFVHQLIHTIEFVLGAVSNTASYLRLWALSLAHSELSSVFYDKVLLLAWGFNNVIILIIGIIVFISATVGVLLVMETLSAFLHALRLHWVEFQNKFYEGTGYKFCPFSFALLSSEDED from the exons ATGATTACAACATGTTCTACAACACGAGGTTCGCAATCTGTGCGTAATTGCCTTGGTTTTGGTGATTTT ATCAAACGATGTGGGGAAATGGCTCGAAGGTTACGTTTCTTCAGAGATCAGATGAAGAAGGCTGGTTTGTCACATTCAACAATGTCTACAATGAGCGATGATAATGATCTTGATCGCTTGGAG GTTAAACTCGGTGAACTTGAAGCTGATCTATTAGAAATGAATTCAAACAATGAACAATTACAACGCACTTATAGTGAGCTATTAGAATACAAGCTTGTACTGCAGAAG GCTGGCGGGTTTTTTAGTTCAGCTCAAAGTAGTGCCACAGCTCAGCAAAGAGAAATTGAAGTGCAGCCCCTGGGTGAAAGATCCATTGACAGTCCATTATTACTCGAACAA GAAATGACAACAGATCCATCGAAGCATGTAAAGCTTGGGTCCGTGAGTGGTCTTGTTCCAAGAGAAAAGTCTTTGGCATTTGAAAGGATTTTATTTCGTGCCACCAGGGGTAATGTATTTCTGAAGCAAGCTGTGGTCAATGGCCCTGTTGTTGATCCTGTGTCAGGAGAGAAG GTTGAGAAAAACGTATTCATCATCTTCTATTCTGGCGAAAGGGCAAAGAATAAAATTCTAAAAATATGTGAGGCTTTTAGAGCAAACCGTTACCCATTTACAGATGACTTGGGAAAACAATTTCAGATGATTACAGAG GTGTCTGGAAAACTTTCAGAgctgaagtctaccatagatgctGGACTATTGCACCGGAACAGTTTATTACAGACAATTGGCCATCAATATGAGCAATGGAACCTTCTG GTAAAGAAGGAAAAATCCGTCTACCACACCTTAAACATGCTCAGCATTGATGTGACAAAGATGTGTCTTGTTGCAGAAGGTTGGTGTCCTGTATCCGCATCAATTCAG ATCCAAAACGCATTGCAGCAGGCAACCTTTGATACCAACTGTCAAGTTGGGGCCATATTCCAGGTTTTGCAGACAAAGGAATCGCCACCAACATATTTCCGTACAAACAAATTTACTTCTGCTTTTCAAGAAATTGTTGACGCATATGG GGTTGCCAAGTATCGGGAGGCTAATCCTGGTGTATACACCATTGTCACTTTCCCTTTCCTTTTCGCTGTGATGTTTGGAGATTGGGGGCATGGTATTTGCTTGTTGCTGGCAACACTATATTTCATCATCAGGGAGAGGAAGTTTTCTAGTCAG AAACTTGGGGACATTATTGAAATGACGTTTGGTGGCCGTTATGTTATTTTTATGATGGCGCTGTTCTCAATTTACACAGGCTTGATATATAATGAATTCTTTTCAGTCCCATTTGAAATATTTGGGCCTTCTGCCTATGGGTGCCGTGACCCATCCTGCAG GGATGCCACTACAGCAGGTTTGACTAAGGTGCGTGACACCTATCCATTTGGTGTGGATCCTAAATGGCACGGTTCCAGGTCTGAATTACCCTTTCTTAACTCGTTGAAAATGAAGATGTCAATCCTACTTGGAGTAGCCCAGATGAATCTTGGAATTGTATTAAGTTACTTCAATGCAAAATATTTTGCGGATAAGCTGAATATCTG GTACCAATTTGTTCCTCAGATGATATTTCTAAACAGTCTGTTTGGCTACCTTTCACTCCTCATTATTGTGAAATGGTGCACTGGTTCAAAAGCTGATTTGTATCATGTAATGATATACATGTTCCTGAGTCCTTTCGAAGATCTGGGTGAAAATCAGCTCTTTTGGGGGCAAGGATTCCTTCAG GTTCTATTATTACTATCCGCTCTTGTTGCTGTGCCATGGATGCTGTTTCCAAAGCCTTATTTCTTGAAAAAGCAGCATGAGGAG AGGCACCAAGGTCAATCATACGCGTTGCTTCTGACTGGGGAGGACCCTCTTGAAGATGACCAGGAAgacaatcacaattcaaaaggTCATGAGGAATTTGAATTCAGCGAGATCTTTGTACACCAACTCATACATACCATAGAGTTTGTGCTTGGAGCAGTGTCCAATACAGCTTCATATCTACGTTTATGGGCACTCAG CTTAGCACATTCAGAGTTGTCCAGTGTATTTTACGACAAGGTTCTGCTTCTAGCATGGGG GTTCAACAATGTCATTATTCTAATTATTGGCATAATCGTTTTTATAAGTGCAACTGTTGGAGTGCTACTAGTGATGGAGACCTTAAGTGCATTCTTGCATGCCTTGAGGCTTCACTGGGTGGAGTTTCAGAACAAGTTTTACGAGGGCACTGGTT
- the LOC133738721 gene encoding V-type proton ATPase subunit a3-like isoform X4 — protein sequence MTTDPSKHVKLGSVSGLVPREKSLAFERILFRATRGNVFLKQAVVNGPVVDPVSGEKVEKNVFIIFYSGERAKNKILKICEAFRANRYPFTDDLGKQFQMITEVSGKLSELKSTIDAGLLHRNSLLQTIGHQYEQWNLLVKKEKSVYHTLNMLSIDVTKMCLVAEGWCPVSASIQIQNALQQATFDTNCQVGAIFQVLQTKESPPTYFRTNKFTSAFQEIVDAYGVAKYREANPGVYTIVTFPFLFAVMFGDWGHGICLLLATLYFIIRERKFSSQKLGDIIEMTFGGRYVIFMMALFSIYTGLIYNEFFSVPFEIFGPSAYGCRDPSCRDATTAGLTKVRDTYPFGVDPKWHGSRSELPFLNSLKMKMSILLGVAQMNLGIVLSYFNAKYFADKLNIWYQFVPQMIFLNSLFGYLSLLIIVKWCTGSKADLYHVMIYMFLSPFEDLGENQLFWGQGFLQVLLLLSALVAVPWMLFPKPYFLKKQHEERHQGQSYALLLTGEDPLEDDQEDNHNSKGHEEFEFSEIFVHQLIHTIEFVLGAVSNTASYLRLWALSLAHSELSSVFYDKVLLLAWGFNNVIILIIGIIVFISATVGVLLVMETLSAFLHALRLHWVEFQNKFYEGTGYKFCPFSFALLSSEDED from the exons ATGACAACAGATCCATCGAAGCATGTAAAGCTTGGGTCCGTGAGTGGTCTTGTTCCAAGAGAAAAGTCTTTGGCATTTGAAAGGATTTTATTTCGTGCCACCAGGGGTAATGTATTTCTGAAGCAAGCTGTGGTCAATGGCCCTGTTGTTGATCCTGTGTCAGGAGAGAAG GTTGAGAAAAACGTATTCATCATCTTCTATTCTGGCGAAAGGGCAAAGAATAAAATTCTAAAAATATGTGAGGCTTTTAGAGCAAACCGTTACCCATTTACAGATGACTTGGGAAAACAATTTCAGATGATTACAGAG GTGTCTGGAAAACTTTCAGAgctgaagtctaccatagatgctGGACTATTGCACCGGAACAGTTTATTACAGACAATTGGCCATCAATATGAGCAATGGAACCTTCTG GTAAAGAAGGAAAAATCCGTCTACCACACCTTAAACATGCTCAGCATTGATGTGACAAAGATGTGTCTTGTTGCAGAAGGTTGGTGTCCTGTATCCGCATCAATTCAG ATCCAAAACGCATTGCAGCAGGCAACCTTTGATACCAACTGTCAAGTTGGGGCCATATTCCAGGTTTTGCAGACAAAGGAATCGCCACCAACATATTTCCGTACAAACAAATTTACTTCTGCTTTTCAAGAAATTGTTGACGCATATGG GGTTGCCAAGTATCGGGAGGCTAATCCTGGTGTATACACCATTGTCACTTTCCCTTTCCTTTTCGCTGTGATGTTTGGAGATTGGGGGCATGGTATTTGCTTGTTGCTGGCAACACTATATTTCATCATCAGGGAGAGGAAGTTTTCTAGTCAG AAACTTGGGGACATTATTGAAATGACGTTTGGTGGCCGTTATGTTATTTTTATGATGGCGCTGTTCTCAATTTACACAGGCTTGATATATAATGAATTCTTTTCAGTCCCATTTGAAATATTTGGGCCTTCTGCCTATGGGTGCCGTGACCCATCCTGCAG GGATGCCACTACAGCAGGTTTGACTAAGGTGCGTGACACCTATCCATTTGGTGTGGATCCTAAATGGCACGGTTCCAGGTCTGAATTACCCTTTCTTAACTCGTTGAAAATGAAGATGTCAATCCTACTTGGAGTAGCCCAGATGAATCTTGGAATTGTATTAAGTTACTTCAATGCAAAATATTTTGCGGATAAGCTGAATATCTG GTACCAATTTGTTCCTCAGATGATATTTCTAAACAGTCTGTTTGGCTACCTTTCACTCCTCATTATTGTGAAATGGTGCACTGGTTCAAAAGCTGATTTGTATCATGTAATGATATACATGTTCCTGAGTCCTTTCGAAGATCTGGGTGAAAATCAGCTCTTTTGGGGGCAAGGATTCCTTCAG GTTCTATTATTACTATCCGCTCTTGTTGCTGTGCCATGGATGCTGTTTCCAAAGCCTTATTTCTTGAAAAAGCAGCATGAGGAG AGGCACCAAGGTCAATCATACGCGTTGCTTCTGACTGGGGAGGACCCTCTTGAAGATGACCAGGAAgacaatcacaattcaaaaggTCATGAGGAATTTGAATTCAGCGAGATCTTTGTACACCAACTCATACATACCATAGAGTTTGTGCTTGGAGCAGTGTCCAATACAGCTTCATATCTACGTTTATGGGCACTCAG CTTAGCACATTCAGAGTTGTCCAGTGTATTTTACGACAAGGTTCTGCTTCTAGCATGGGG GTTCAACAATGTCATTATTCTAATTATTGGCATAATCGTTTTTATAAGTGCAACTGTTGGAGTGCTACTAGTGATGGAGACCTTAAGTGCATTCTTGCATGCCTTGAGGCTTCACTGGGTGGAGTTTCAGAACAAGTTTTACGAGGGCACTGGTT